In the genome of Cystobacter ferrugineus, one region contains:
- a CDS encoding HEAT repeat domain-containing protein, which produces MSTPPRFVWSSRSGIRAQLLSFLDALPAGDFDARVRVLRLLRLFGGEDELPLVRALLLNPREHFTVRSWALGLGLHLGLRLSGAELSQLLEASALSPSQEDAPALEAYRCLRLVRTEEDIPWVEASLRRWSAWERAELLIQSRREGEPLPAPVLTWLYTRWCQEDRWALEREPGGPERNLQVAAATWTRPESWALLARESRHLPSEGPMPREALHQLLSVEPEALHQAARALRLPLPTLLVCLGREGLLRRLEEVLHAQSLSLNVSYGLMPAPEDYPRALEVLEEWPEARALRLRYLCDLGVALEVRRELLRQLFQRERATALRWALAAWKWPENLPLVRTVLREAAGSAGPGDRPLFLAALSGTDEAAACFALEGLLALDEAGPAWLERLEALLYAAHPLVRVRAAAGLQRWGRAEGGELLRRTAREADEPWVRAEALRWLGELDAPGHMELLERGLRDETWEKKRWPEADEAAWVLFRWGTPEALGALLTAWLHGGTADVEAYLEAHLARQEGRPIKEIPPPRTRVLVARYIEQPYSGG; this is translated from the coding sequence GTGTCTACCCCTCCCCGATTCGTCTGGTCCTCGCGCTCGGGCATCCGCGCGCAACTGCTGAGCTTCCTGGACGCGCTGCCCGCGGGGGACTTCGACGCCCGGGTCCGCGTGCTCCGGTTGTTGCGCCTGTTCGGCGGCGAGGACGAGCTGCCCCTCGTGCGGGCGCTCCTGCTGAATCCCCGGGAGCACTTCACCGTGCGCTCCTGGGCGCTCGGACTGGGTCTGCACCTGGGCCTGCGGCTCTCGGGCGCCGAGCTCTCCCAGCTCCTGGAGGCCAGTGCACTCTCGCCGTCCCAGGAGGACGCCCCGGCCCTGGAGGCCTACCGGTGCCTGCGCCTGGTGCGGACGGAGGAAGACATCCCCTGGGTGGAGGCGTCCCTGCGCCGGTGGTCTGCCTGGGAGCGCGCGGAGCTGCTCATCCAGTCGAGGCGTGAGGGCGAGCCGCTGCCCGCGCCTGTCCTGACGTGGCTGTACACGCGCTGGTGCCAGGAAGATCGATGGGCCCTGGAGCGGGAGCCGGGAGGCCCGGAGCGCAACCTCCAGGTCGCGGCGGCCACCTGGACGCGGCCGGAGTCATGGGCGCTGCTCGCCCGGGAGTCGCGGCACCTGCCCTCCGAGGGGCCCATGCCCCGGGAAGCCCTGCACCAGTTGTTGAGCGTGGAGCCCGAGGCCCTGCACCAGGCGGCACGGGCCCTGCGTCTGCCCCTGCCCACGCTCCTGGTCTGCCTCGGGCGGGAGGGGCTGCTGCGGCGCCTGGAGGAGGTGCTGCATGCCCAGAGCCTCTCGCTGAATGTCTCCTATGGGCTCATGCCGGCCCCGGAGGACTACCCGCGCGCCCTCGAGGTGCTGGAGGAGTGGCCGGAGGCCCGCGCGTTGCGGCTGCGCTACTTGTGCGACCTGGGCGTGGCGCTCGAGGTGCGGCGGGAGCTGCTGCGGCAGCTCTTCCAGCGGGAGCGGGCCACGGCGCTGCGCTGGGCCCTGGCCGCGTGGAAGTGGCCCGAGAACCTGCCCCTGGTGCGCACCGTGCTGCGGGAGGCCGCGGGCTCGGCCGGGCCCGGGGACCGTCCGCTCTTCCTCGCGGCGCTGTCGGGGACGGATGAAGCGGCGGCGTGCTTCGCCCTCGAGGGGTTGCTCGCCCTGGACGAAGCCGGACCGGCCTGGCTCGAGCGGCTCGAGGCCCTGCTCTATGCCGCGCATCCGCTGGTGCGCGTGCGCGCGGCGGCGGGGCTCCAGCGATGGGGGCGCGCGGAAGGGGGCGAGCTGTTGCGGCGCACCGCGAGGGAGGCCGACGAGCCGTGGGTGCGCGCCGAGGCGCTGCGCTGGCTCGGGGAACTGGACGCCCCGGGGCACATGGAGTTGCTGGAGCGGGGGCTGCGGGACGAGACGTGGGAGAAGAAGCGCTGGCCCGAAGCGGACGAAGCCGCCTGGGTGCTGTTCCGGTGGGGAACGCCCGAGGCGCTCGGGGCCCTGCTCACCGCCTGGCTGCACGGCGGCACCGCCGACGTCGAGGCCTACCTGGAGGCGCACCTGGCACGTCAGGAGGGACGCCCCATCAAGGAAATCCCTCCGCCCCGGACGCGGGTGCTCGTGGCCCGGTACATCGAGCAGCCCTACTCGGGCGGATAG
- a CDS encoding threonine aldolase family protein, with protein sequence MNPRHLSRAEFLSLTSLLAGSSLLPRPADAAPKSSGKTAPSPAAPKPGATGQVPLQGERLRRSCRAAFTLSSSADAGTELIRLGEWIRDQGIQPDVYGDGEFIQSFERRVAERLGFEDGCFMPTGTMGQLIALRIYADEGRTRTVGLHPSSHHVLHEDDSHTVLHGLQPVLLCPWSRPVLASDVRDARERLGVVSVEMPVRWLGGQLPTWEQLEELKRTCRERGVKLHMDGARLWESQPYYGRSYADICRGFDSVYVSFYKMVGALGGAMVVGGKDFIRTVRMWRHRHGGNIFQLLPYAASAAMRLDDALSRIPSYVQRAKSISEALAADSRLVVLPRPVQTNLFRVFLRGDPAAFSRQRDRIAREDSIWLAHGFSQTRVPGIVEAELQVGEGLAGLDDAQAVRAFLRLLEPV encoded by the coding sequence GTGAACCCTCGACACCTCAGCCGGGCAGAGTTCCTCTCCCTCACGAGCCTGCTGGCGGGCTCCTCCCTCCTGCCACGCCCGGCGGATGCCGCCCCCAAGTCCTCCGGGAAGACCGCCCCGAGTCCCGCCGCTCCGAAGCCCGGGGCGACGGGGCAGGTGCCCCTGCAAGGCGAGCGCTTGCGGCGAAGCTGCCGCGCCGCGTTCACGCTGAGCTCCTCCGCGGACGCGGGCACCGAGTTGATCCGCCTGGGCGAGTGGATTCGCGACCAGGGCATCCAGCCCGATGTGTACGGCGACGGCGAGTTCATCCAGTCCTTCGAGCGCCGCGTGGCGGAGCGGCTCGGCTTCGAGGACGGGTGCTTCATGCCCACCGGCACCATGGGCCAGCTCATCGCGCTGCGCATCTACGCGGACGAGGGGAGGACGCGGACCGTGGGCCTCCATCCGTCCTCCCACCACGTGCTGCACGAGGACGACAGCCACACCGTGCTCCACGGGCTCCAGCCCGTGCTGCTCTGCCCCTGGTCCCGGCCCGTGCTCGCCAGTGACGTGCGCGACGCACGCGAGCGCCTGGGCGTGGTCAGTGTCGAGATGCCCGTGCGCTGGCTGGGCGGACAGTTGCCCACGTGGGAGCAGCTCGAGGAGCTCAAGCGCACGTGCCGCGAGCGCGGGGTGAAGCTGCACATGGACGGCGCCCGGTTGTGGGAGAGCCAGCCCTACTATGGGCGCTCGTACGCGGACATCTGCCGGGGCTTCGACTCCGTGTACGTCTCCTTCTACAAGATGGTGGGCGCCCTGGGCGGGGCCATGGTGGTGGGCGGCAAGGACTTCATCCGCACGGTCCGGATGTGGAGGCACCGGCACGGGGGCAACATCTTCCAGTTGCTGCCCTACGCCGCCTCCGCGGCCATGCGCCTGGACGACGCCCTGAGCCGCATTCCCTCCTACGTCCAGCGAGCGAAGTCCATCTCCGAGGCCCTCGCCGCCGACTCCCGCCTCGTGGTGCTCCCCAGGCCCGTGCAGACCAACCTGTTCCGGGTCTTCCTGCGCGGGGATCCCGCCGCGTTCTCACGCCAGAGGGATCGCATCGCGCGCGAGGACTCCATCTGGCTGGCGCACGGCTTCAGCCAGACACGCGTCCCGGGAATCGTCGAGGCGGAATTGCAGGTGGGTGAAGGGCTCGCGGGCCTCGATGACGCGCAGGCCGTGCGAGCCTTCCTCCGGCTTCTCGAGCCCGTCTGA
- a CDS encoding AMP-binding protein, whose protein sequence is MNLGLIPAKWAALTPRRTALVDITHQRRIDWATLDARVRKLANGLRALGLRSGDRVAVLSRNSIEYQELYFAVGRAGLVLLPLNWRLSTEALRTLVANAEPAVLVASAEFRHVAEELGRAVDLVRLLHCGMSGDGSYEELVASAPDTEPPWSEQVQETDPCFILYTGGTTGAAKGVVHTHRSVAAGMLNQTVAERIVPSDVYLLTGQMFHIPVVLSMNYLAHGCPVVLMNFEARRALEVIEQERVSAFLGITTMLNWMLAVPGFGSYDLSSLRNIQYGGGPMPSAIVRAVAESFPCGLIQGYGQTEGATMSFLSQEDHRNALRGVHPHRLRSCGREGFGTRIRVVDADGHDVPRDGKTPGEIVVRGAANMLGYFRRPDLTAATFRNGWMRTGDVATWDEERYLYIVDRLKDMIISGGEKIYSVEVEEAIGRHPAVLECAVIGVPDEEWGESVKAFVVLKPGRTATAEDIIDAARGHLASYQKPRSVEFIAELPKAPTGKVLKRELRAPYWADRDIS, encoded by the coding sequence ATGAACCTCGGACTGATCCCCGCCAAGTGGGCGGCCCTCACTCCCCGGCGAACCGCGCTGGTCGACATCACCCACCAGCGGCGCATCGACTGGGCCACCTTGGACGCCCGGGTGCGCAAACTGGCCAACGGCCTGCGGGCTCTCGGTCTGCGCTCCGGTGACCGGGTGGCCGTGCTCAGCCGCAACAGCATCGAGTACCAGGAGCTCTACTTCGCGGTGGGCCGCGCGGGCCTGGTGCTGCTGCCGTTGAACTGGCGGCTGTCCACCGAGGCGCTGCGCACCCTCGTCGCCAACGCCGAACCCGCCGTCCTGGTCGCCTCGGCCGAGTTCCGGCACGTGGCCGAGGAGCTGGGCCGGGCGGTCGACCTGGTGCGCCTGCTCCACTGTGGAATGTCCGGAGATGGCAGCTATGAGGAACTCGTTGCCTCGGCGCCGGATACCGAGCCGCCCTGGAGCGAACAGGTCCAGGAGACCGACCCCTGCTTCATCCTCTACACCGGCGGCACGACCGGAGCGGCCAAGGGCGTGGTGCACACCCATCGCAGTGTGGCCGCCGGGATGCTCAACCAGACGGTGGCGGAGCGGATCGTCCCTTCCGACGTCTACCTGCTCACCGGGCAGATGTTCCACATCCCCGTGGTGCTCTCGATGAACTACCTGGCCCACGGCTGTCCCGTGGTGCTGATGAACTTCGAGGCCCGGCGGGCGCTGGAGGTCATCGAGCAGGAGCGGGTCTCGGCGTTCCTTGGCATCACCACGATGCTCAACTGGATGCTGGCGGTGCCGGGGTTCGGCTCCTACGACCTGTCGAGTCTGCGCAACATCCAGTACGGCGGTGGCCCGATGCCCAGCGCCATCGTGCGCGCGGTGGCGGAGTCCTTCCCGTGCGGGTTGATCCAGGGCTACGGGCAGACCGAAGGGGCGACCATGTCGTTCCTGTCCCAGGAGGACCATCGCAACGCGTTGCGGGGGGTCCACCCGCACCGGCTGCGCTCGTGTGGCCGCGAGGGCTTCGGCACTCGGATCCGGGTCGTCGACGCGGACGGCCATGACGTGCCGCGCGATGGAAAGACTCCCGGCGAGATCGTGGTCCGCGGCGCGGCCAACATGCTCGGCTACTTCCGGCGGCCGGACCTGACCGCGGCCACCTTCCGCAATGGGTGGATGCGCACCGGCGACGTGGCCACCTGGGACGAGGAGCGCTACCTGTACATCGTCGACCGGCTCAAGGACATGATCATCTCGGGTGGAGAGAAGATCTACAGCGTCGAGGTGGAGGAGGCGATTGGCAGACATCCGGCCGTGCTGGAATGCGCGGTGATCGGAGTGCCCGACGAGGAGTGGGGCGAGTCTGTGAAGGCCTTCGTGGTGCTCAAACCGGGCCGGACGGCGACCGCGGAGGACATCATCGACGCCGCCCGCGGGCACCTGGCCTCCTACCAGAAACCACGTTCGGTGGAGTTCATCGCCGAGTTGCCGAAGGCGCCCACCGGCAAGGTGCTCAAGCGGGAGCTGCGCGCACCGTACTGGGCGGACAGGGACATCTCATGA
- a CDS encoding ketoacyl-ACP synthase III family protein, which produces MKTPGVFISATGAYLPERVPAEWAVAQGFVGEFEARRYGIKSVTMAGDLPAPEMALRASRQALLRAGQDPAALSLVLYVSTWFQGPLGWCPQYYVQRHTGSGQATAAEIRQACMGMFCACELAAAHLMAAPEHAASLITSADNYSTQMIDRWRSSPHAPLGDGACALLFTRKPGFARLESINSVTLPQYEDRHRGSVPLFPPEVTLGAKLDLAKAKEQWQSTTGMDPREPVTTVTRTMLEVVDKTLREASLDMSEITRIAFVNWSEERVRERAAVPLGLPMSRLTWEYGRTIGHVGACDQVLSLDHLLVSGELKEGDNLLLLGTGTGANISCMAVRILHRPRWADVEHGS; this is translated from the coding sequence ATGAAGACACCAGGCGTGTTCATCAGTGCGACCGGGGCCTATCTCCCCGAGCGGGTGCCGGCCGAGTGGGCCGTGGCCCAGGGATTTGTAGGCGAGTTCGAGGCCAGGCGGTACGGCATCAAGAGCGTCACGATGGCGGGCGATCTCCCCGCGCCGGAGATGGCGCTCCGGGCGAGCCGGCAGGCGCTGCTTCGCGCTGGCCAGGATCCGGCGGCGCTGAGCCTCGTCCTGTACGTCAGCACGTGGTTCCAGGGACCCCTCGGCTGGTGTCCCCAGTACTACGTCCAGCGGCACACCGGTTCCGGACAGGCGACCGCGGCGGAGATCCGGCAGGCCTGCATGGGCATGTTCTGCGCCTGCGAACTGGCCGCGGCTCACCTGATGGCGGCGCCGGAGCACGCGGCCTCCTTGATCACCTCGGCGGACAACTACAGCACCCAGATGATCGACCGCTGGCGGTCCAGCCCGCATGCCCCGCTCGGCGACGGTGCGTGCGCGCTGCTGTTCACCAGGAAGCCCGGGTTCGCACGCCTGGAGTCGATCAACTCGGTGACACTGCCTCAGTATGAGGACAGGCACCGGGGATCGGTCCCCCTGTTCCCGCCGGAGGTGACCCTGGGCGCGAAGCTCGACCTCGCGAAGGCCAAGGAGCAGTGGCAATCGACCACGGGCATGGACCCGCGGGAGCCGGTGACGACGGTCACCAGAACCATGCTGGAGGTCGTCGACAAGACCCTCCGGGAGGCGAGCCTGGACATGTCCGAGATCACCCGGATCGCCTTCGTCAACTGGTCCGAGGAGCGGGTGCGGGAACGCGCCGCAGTCCCGCTGGGACTGCCCATGTCCAGGTTGACCTGGGAGTACGGCCGCACCATCGGACACGTTGGTGCCTGCGACCAGGTGCTCTCGTTGGACCACCTCCTCGTCTCCGGCGAGCTGAAGGAGGGGGACAACCTCCTGCTGCTCGGGACCGGGACGGGAGCGAACATCTCATGCATGGCCGTGCGGATCCTGCACCGGCCGCGTTGGGCGGACGTCGAGCACGGGAGCTGA
- a CDS encoding type I polyketide synthase: MSEEINYRQLLQQQLVKIRKLEARLEQAEAARREPIAIVGMGCRLPGGVEGPEDFWELMVRGVDATSDVPPDRWDAEALFGTEPGKIATRRGGFLKDVDRFDARFFGISEREAERMDPQQRLVLEVAWEALERAGHAVERARRERVGVFVGVMNNDYGQRVLEQEGLAGIDPTFMGARANCAISGRLSYLWGFQGPSLVVDTACSSSMVAVHLACQSLRNGECNVALAGGVNLLLSPEVSVYLSSSGALSPDGRCKSFDASADGFGRAEACGVLALERLSDARARGAPILAIIRGSAVGHDGPSSAFTVPSGVAQQGVIRQALQSAGVAPAEVSYLEAHGTGTAMGDPIEAEAMWSVLKEGRKGGESLWMGSVKTNVGYPEAASGVVGMMKVVLAMRHGQLPAHLHLKTPNPRIDWTSMAVKVPGELTAWTPTQGTRIAGVTSYGRTGTVAHVVLAEPPPRVDPERGPERPGHVLVLSARSEEALRAQVERYARFLETSTEPLGDVCFTAAVGRTHFEHRLAVVGRDARQVRERLLEVRGGSKVAPGALAPDVTFVFGGEGPAGGRELYETQPAFREGLEACAAAVKDLLGEPLVGLMYGGGAGRWKDASQERIAVFARQWALSRMWRAWGVRPSAVAGEGVGEWVAAVEAGVLGLEAGLRRAAGEAGPAVDWASAGLPRVMRASDAGVRLDLGRADSAEWTQVLETLGALYVRGVAVDWAAFDAPHSRRRISLPTYPFQRQRYWLTPS; this comes from the coding sequence ATGTCCGAGGAAATCAATTACCGGCAGTTGCTCCAGCAGCAGTTGGTGAAGATTCGCAAGCTGGAGGCGCGGCTGGAGCAGGCGGAGGCGGCGCGCCGGGAGCCCATCGCCATCGTCGGCATGGGCTGCCGGCTGCCGGGAGGGGTGGAGGGGCCGGAGGACTTCTGGGAGTTGATGGTGCGGGGCGTGGACGCCACGAGCGATGTGCCTCCGGACCGGTGGGACGCCGAGGCCCTGTTCGGCACGGAGCCGGGGAAGATCGCCACGCGGCGGGGGGGCTTCCTGAAGGACGTGGACCGGTTCGACGCCCGGTTCTTCGGCATTTCGGAGCGTGAAGCGGAGCGGATGGATCCGCAGCAACGTCTGGTATTGGAGGTGGCGTGGGAGGCGTTGGAGCGGGCGGGGCACGCGGTGGAGCGCGCGAGGCGCGAGCGGGTGGGCGTGTTCGTGGGGGTGATGAACAACGACTACGGCCAGCGGGTGTTGGAGCAGGAGGGGCTGGCGGGCATTGATCCCACCTTCATGGGGGCGCGCGCCAACTGCGCGATCTCCGGGCGGCTGTCCTACCTGTGGGGCTTCCAGGGACCGAGCCTCGTGGTGGACACGGCCTGTTCCTCGTCCATGGTGGCGGTGCACCTGGCCTGTCAGAGCCTGCGCAACGGGGAGTGCAACGTGGCGCTGGCGGGCGGGGTGAACCTGCTGCTCTCGCCGGAGGTGAGTGTCTATCTTTCGAGCAGCGGAGCGCTCTCGCCGGACGGGCGGTGCAAGAGCTTCGACGCGTCGGCGGATGGCTTTGGGCGAGCGGAGGCGTGCGGGGTGCTGGCGCTGGAGCGGCTGTCGGACGCGCGGGCGAGGGGCGCGCCCATCCTGGCGATCATCCGGGGCTCGGCGGTGGGACATGACGGACCGAGCAGTGCCTTCACGGTGCCCAGCGGGGTGGCGCAGCAGGGAGTCATCCGTCAGGCGCTCCAGAGCGCGGGAGTGGCTCCGGCGGAGGTGAGCTACCTGGAGGCGCACGGCACGGGCACGGCGATGGGAGATCCCATCGAGGCCGAGGCGATGTGGTCGGTGCTGAAGGAGGGGCGCAAGGGGGGCGAGTCGCTGTGGATGGGCTCGGTGAAGACGAACGTGGGCTATCCGGAAGCGGCCTCGGGGGTGGTGGGGATGATGAAGGTGGTGCTGGCGATGCGGCACGGCCAGTTGCCGGCGCACCTGCACCTGAAGACCCCCAACCCACGCATCGACTGGACGAGCATGGCGGTGAAGGTGCCCGGGGAACTGACGGCGTGGACACCCACGCAGGGGACGCGCATCGCGGGAGTGACGTCCTACGGGCGGACGGGGACGGTGGCGCACGTGGTGCTGGCGGAGCCTCCCCCGCGGGTGGATCCCGAGCGGGGCCCGGAGCGGCCCGGACACGTGCTGGTGTTGTCGGCCCGGAGCGAGGAGGCGCTGCGGGCGCAGGTGGAGCGGTACGCGCGATTCCTGGAGACGAGCACCGAGCCCCTGGGGGACGTGTGCTTCACGGCGGCGGTGGGGCGGACGCACTTCGAGCACCGGCTGGCGGTGGTGGGGCGCGATGCGCGGCAGGTGCGCGAGCGGCTGCTGGAGGTGCGAGGAGGGAGCAAGGTCGCGCCAGGGGCGCTGGCACCGGACGTGACGTTTGTCTTTGGCGGGGAGGGGCCGGCTGGGGGCCGGGAGTTGTACGAGACCCAACCGGCGTTCCGTGAAGGGCTGGAGGCCTGTGCGGCGGCCGTGAAGGACCTGCTGGGGGAGCCGTTGGTGGGGCTGATGTACGGCGGGGGAGCGGGGCGGTGGAAGGACGCGTCCCAGGAGCGGATCGCGGTGTTCGCGCGGCAGTGGGCGTTGTCGCGGATGTGGCGGGCGTGGGGCGTGAGACCCTCGGCGGTGGCGGGCGAGGGGGTAGGGGAGTGGGTCGCGGCGGTGGAGGCGGGAGTGCTCGGGCTCGAAGCGGGACTGAGGCGCGCGGCGGGGGAGGCGGGTCCCGCCGTGGATTGGGCCTCGGCCGGGCTGCCCCGGGTCATGCGGGCCAGTGACGCGGGGGTGCGGCTGGATCTGGGACGCGCGGACAGCGCGGAGTGGACGCAAGTATTGGAGACACTCGGCGCGCTGTATGTCCGGGGCGTGGCGGTGGATTGGGCGGCCTTCGATGCGCCCCATTCCCGGCGCAGGATTTCTCTTCCCACCTATCCCTTCCAGCGTCAGCGCTATTGGCTGACACCGTCTTGA
- a CDS encoding nuclear transport factor 2 family protein has protein sequence MSVRESIADLVARYAWAYDTRDWDALIACFTPDASLTLRVTGGDLVGPFRGHAEIMRLMRDSAAAQDDRRRHVCTNLVVDLSGPGAATARSYLTLISVRDGRLDVLSTGTYTDEVVQAGESWRLRSRHIELDLPSDGRRPR, from the coding sequence ATGTCCGTGCGCGAGTCCATCGCCGACCTGGTGGCGAGGTACGCGTGGGCCTATGACACCCGCGACTGGGACGCGCTCATCGCGTGTTTCACCCCAGACGCGTCGCTGACCCTGCGAGTCACTGGCGGCGATCTGGTCGGACCGTTCCGGGGACACGCGGAGATCATGCGTCTGATGAGGGACTCCGCCGCGGCGCAGGACGACCGCAGGCGGCACGTGTGCACGAACCTGGTCGTTGACCTCTCCGGTCCCGGCGCGGCCACCGCGCGGTCGTACCTGACGCTGATCTCGGTGCGAGACGGGCGTCTCGATGTCCTGTCCACAGGGACTTATACCGACGAGGTGGTCCAGGCCGGGGAGTCCTGGCGATTGCGCTCCCGGCACATCGAGCTCGACCTCCCCAGTGACGGCCGGCGCCCTCGATGA